Proteins from one Odocoileus virginianus isolate 20LAN1187 ecotype Illinois chromosome 29, Ovbor_1.2, whole genome shotgun sequence genomic window:
- the HOPX gene encoding homeodomain-only protein encodes MSTETASGPTEDQVEILEYNFNKVNKHPDPTTLCLIAAEAGLSEEETQKWFKQRLAQWRRSEGLPSECRSVTD; translated from the exons ATGTCGACCGAGACCGCGAGCGGCCCCACTGAGGACCAGGTGGAGATCCTGGAGTACAACTTCAACAAGGTCAACAAGCACCCGGACCCCACCACGCTGTGCCTGATCGCGGCGGAGGCAGGCCTCTCCGAGGAGGAGACCCAG aaatgGTTCAAGCAGCGCCTGGCCCAGTGGCGGCGGTCTGAAGGCCTACCCTCTGAGTGCAGATCCGTCACAGACTGA